The Styela clava chromosome 10, kaStyClav1.hap1.2, whole genome shotgun sequence genome window below encodes:
- the LOC120338495 gene encoding uncharacterized protein LOC120338495, with product MGIFFKLLLLTTVFAFTLEHTSATLIQKKHNKTSIAKKFRKQVKIVLNCTKYCEWNHYIRRYLGRCMFKDNKDLCKLCRRLGCKSGTIFGDESWTDDDEFLLY from the exons atGGGGATATTCTTCAAACTCTTGCTGCTAACAACAGTGTTTGCATTTACGCTAGAGCATACCAGTGCAA CTTTAATACAGAAGAAACATAACAAAACATCGATTGCAAAAAAGTTCAGAAAGCAAGTAAAAATAGTTCTGAATTGCACTAAATACTGTGAATGGAATCATTACATCCGCAGATACTTAGGAAGATGCATGTTCAAAGACAATAAAG ATTTATGTAAACTTTGTCGAAGACTTGGATGCAAGTCTGGAACTATATTTGGTGACGAATCGTGGACAGATGATGACGAATTTTTACTTTATTAA